The Sebastes umbrosus isolate fSebUmb1 chromosome 4, fSebUmb1.pri, whole genome shotgun sequence genome has a window encoding:
- the mtss1la gene encoding MTSS I-BAR domain containing 2a isoform X1: MESVEKECGALGGLFQAIVNDMKSSYPMWEDFSAKATKLHSQLRTTILAAVAFLDAFQKVADMATNSRGATRDVGSALTRMCMRHRSIETKLRHFTNALMEGLVTPLQDRIEEWKKTANQLDKDHAKEYKRSRQEIKRKSLDTLKLQKKARKELLGRGNLRPQLDSAMQDVSDLYLLMEETEKQAVRRALLEERGRYCTFINLLQPVVNVEIAMLGEITHLQPIVDDLTLLTEDPHKLPPASEQVIRDLKGSDYSWSYQTPPSSPSSTGSRKSSMCSLLQMPSAGAHRLSSVSSHDSGFVSQDANTHSKPPSPMPSDITSQKSTSSASSEASETCQSVSECNSPTAFGSCSSFGTFRPAFSHTGTIRPLSVILPASPTFNHSPGSNTPSPTSKIPSWKDWAKACEPSLASTLQRRRESADKMRELEAPPSPLGYSGMQQDDTHRVRMGPATIAAKHGEPLSPAATTLAMVLTRGLSMEQQKSSRDSLQYSSGYSTQTNTPSCSEDTIPSQGSDYECYSLNGDADSEGQADFDKSSTIPRHSNIAQSYRRMIQTKRPASTAGLPAGKTLQSTPNGAGGSGSGAITSGTATIRRTPSSKTGVRRTPSTSGPIPIRPPIVPVKTPTVPDSPGYASPSQHRAGSEEFLYGDDLNACDYMRASPKRMSLPDAAWGCGGGGAADRTVYAQQASGMAAHGAEEDPLLAANRHSLVEKIGELAASAHALGEGHFPFHSPLPGDLAQCVPQEPSSAAQEDKDMLVSIRRGVRLRKSVTDDRSAPRFLR; this comes from the exons GTGCCACCAGGGACGTCGGCTCGGCTCTGACGAGGATGTGCATGCGACACCGCAGCATTGAGACGAAATTACGCCACTTCACCAA TGCTCTCATGGAAGGCCTGGTTACGCCACTCCAGGACAGGATAGAGGAATGGAAGAAGACGGCTAATCAGCTGGATAAAGACCACGCCAAAG AATACAAGCGGTCTCGTCAGGAAATCAAAAGGAAGTCGCTGGATACTTTAAAACTCCagaaaaaagcaagaaaag AGCTTCTAG GTCGGGGTAACCTGCGCCCCCAGCTGGACAGTGCCATGCAGGACGTCAGTGACCTGTACCTGCTGATGGAGGAGACGGAGAAGCAGGCGGTGCGCAGAGCGCTCCTGGAAGAGAGGGGGCGTTACTGTACATTCATTAACCTGCTGCAGCCCGTGGTG AACGTAGAGATCGCCATGCTGGGAGAGATCACACATTTACAGCCCATCGTCGATGACCTCACTTTACTGACCGAAGACCCACACAAGCTGCCGCCAGCCAGTGAGCAG GTGATCCGGGACCTGAAAGGCTCCGACTATAGCTGGTCCTACCAGACACCTCCCTCATCCCCCAGCAGTACCGGCTCCAGGAAGAGCAGCATgtgcag CCTCCTCCAGATGCCGTCTGCAGGAGCCCATCGGCTCAGCAGCGTCTCCTCCCACGACTCTGGCTTCGTATCCCAGGATGCCAACACCCACTCTAAGCCTCCGTCGCCCATGCCCTCTGACATCACCAGCCAG AAATCAACAAGCTCAGCCTCTTCTGAGGCTTCAGAAACCTGCCAGTCTGTCAGCGAGTGCAACTCTCCCACAGCG TTTGGCTCATGCTCATCCTTCGGTACCTTCCGCCCTGCTTTCTCTCACACTGGCACCATCAGGCCTCTCTCTGTCATACTTCCTGCGTCCCCCACATTTAACCACTCCCCTGGATCCAACACCCCCTCACCCACATCAAAGATTCCTAGCTGGaag GACTGGGCCAAAGCCTGTGAGCCGTCATTGGCCAGCACTCTGCAGCGTAGGAGGGAGTCTGCGGACAAGATGAGAGAACTGGAAGCTCCGCCCAGTCCGCTGGGGTATTCTGGGATGCAACAGGATGATACGCACCGAGTGAGAATGGGCCCAGCAACCATTGCGGCCAAG CATGGCGAGCCGCTCTCTCCAGCAGCCACTACTCTAGCTATGGTCCTGACCAGAGGCCTGAGTATGGAGCAGCAGAAGAGCAGCAGGGACTCTCTGCAGTACTCTAGTGGCTACAGCACCCAGACCAACACCCCCTCCTGCTCCGAGGACACCATCCCCTCACAAG GTTCTGATTATGAGTGCTACTCTCTCAATGGGGATGCTGACAGCGAAGGACAGGCAGACTTCGACAAGTCCTCCACCATCCCACGCCACAGTAACATCGCTCAGAGCTACCGCCGCATGATCCAAACCAAGAGGCCTGCCAGCACAGCGGGTCTGCCCGCGGGTAAGACCCTGCAGAGCACTCCGAACGGCGCAGGGGGAAGCGGCTCCGGAGCCATCACCTCGGGGACGGCCACCATTCGCCGGACTCCGTCCTCCAAAACTGGAGTGAGACGAACGCCGTCCACGTCCGGCCCCATTCCCATCCGGCCCCCCATTGTGCCAGTTAAGACCCCCACGGTGCCAGATTCGCCGGGGTACGCCAGCCCGTCCCAGCACCGCGCGGGCAGCGAGGAGTTTCTGTACGGTGATGACCTGAATGCTTGTGACTACATGAGGGCGTCTCCAAAGCGGATGAGCCTCCCCGACGCAGCTTGGggctgtggaggaggaggggcggCGGACAGGACCGTTTATGCCCAGCAGGCCTCCGGCATGGCCGCCCACGGTGCTGAGGAGGACCCTCTGCTCGCTGCCAACCGCCACAGCCTGGTGGAAAAGATAGGGGAGCTGGCAGCCAGCGCCCACGCCCTCGGCGAGGGTCACTTCCCTTTCCACAGCCCGCTGCCAGGAGATCTGGCTCAGTGTGTGCCCCAGGAGCCGTCCTCTGCAGCCCAGGAGGACAAGGATATGCTGGTGTCTATACGCCGCGGGGTGAGGCTCCGCAAGTCAGTGACTGACGACAGGTCGGCTCCGAGGTTTCTGCGGTAG
- the mtss1la gene encoding MTSS I-BAR domain containing 2a isoform X2, with protein sequence MESVEKECGALGGLFQAIVNDMKSSYPMWEDFSAKATKLHSQLRTTILAAVAFLDAFQKVADMATNSRGATRDVGSALTRMCMRHRSIETKLRHFTNALMEGLVTPLQDRIEEWKKTANQLDKDHAKEYKRSRQEIKRKSLDTLKLQKKARKGRGNLRPQLDSAMQDVSDLYLLMEETEKQAVRRALLEERGRYCTFINLLQPVVNVEIAMLGEITHLQPIVDDLTLLTEDPHKLPPASEQVIRDLKGSDYSWSYQTPPSSPSSTGSRKSSMCSLLQMPSAGAHRLSSVSSHDSGFVSQDANTHSKPPSPMPSDITSQKSTSSASSEASETCQSVSECNSPTAFGSCSSFGTFRPAFSHTGTIRPLSVILPASPTFNHSPGSNTPSPTSKIPSWKDWAKACEPSLASTLQRRRESADKMRELEAPPSPLGYSGMQQDDTHRVRMGPATIAAKHGEPLSPAATTLAMVLTRGLSMEQQKSSRDSLQYSSGYSTQTNTPSCSEDTIPSQGSDYECYSLNGDADSEGQADFDKSSTIPRHSNIAQSYRRMIQTKRPASTAGLPAGKTLQSTPNGAGGSGSGAITSGTATIRRTPSSKTGVRRTPSTSGPIPIRPPIVPVKTPTVPDSPGYASPSQHRAGSEEFLYGDDLNACDYMRASPKRMSLPDAAWGCGGGGAADRTVYAQQASGMAAHGAEEDPLLAANRHSLVEKIGELAASAHALGEGHFPFHSPLPGDLAQCVPQEPSSAAQEDKDMLVSIRRGVRLRKSVTDDRSAPRFLR encoded by the exons GTGCCACCAGGGACGTCGGCTCGGCTCTGACGAGGATGTGCATGCGACACCGCAGCATTGAGACGAAATTACGCCACTTCACCAA TGCTCTCATGGAAGGCCTGGTTACGCCACTCCAGGACAGGATAGAGGAATGGAAGAAGACGGCTAATCAGCTGGATAAAGACCACGCCAAAG AATACAAGCGGTCTCGTCAGGAAATCAAAAGGAAGTCGCTGGATACTTTAAAACTCCagaaaaaagcaagaaaag GTCGGGGTAACCTGCGCCCCCAGCTGGACAGTGCCATGCAGGACGTCAGTGACCTGTACCTGCTGATGGAGGAGACGGAGAAGCAGGCGGTGCGCAGAGCGCTCCTGGAAGAGAGGGGGCGTTACTGTACATTCATTAACCTGCTGCAGCCCGTGGTG AACGTAGAGATCGCCATGCTGGGAGAGATCACACATTTACAGCCCATCGTCGATGACCTCACTTTACTGACCGAAGACCCACACAAGCTGCCGCCAGCCAGTGAGCAG GTGATCCGGGACCTGAAAGGCTCCGACTATAGCTGGTCCTACCAGACACCTCCCTCATCCCCCAGCAGTACCGGCTCCAGGAAGAGCAGCATgtgcag CCTCCTCCAGATGCCGTCTGCAGGAGCCCATCGGCTCAGCAGCGTCTCCTCCCACGACTCTGGCTTCGTATCCCAGGATGCCAACACCCACTCTAAGCCTCCGTCGCCCATGCCCTCTGACATCACCAGCCAG AAATCAACAAGCTCAGCCTCTTCTGAGGCTTCAGAAACCTGCCAGTCTGTCAGCGAGTGCAACTCTCCCACAGCG TTTGGCTCATGCTCATCCTTCGGTACCTTCCGCCCTGCTTTCTCTCACACTGGCACCATCAGGCCTCTCTCTGTCATACTTCCTGCGTCCCCCACATTTAACCACTCCCCTGGATCCAACACCCCCTCACCCACATCAAAGATTCCTAGCTGGaag GACTGGGCCAAAGCCTGTGAGCCGTCATTGGCCAGCACTCTGCAGCGTAGGAGGGAGTCTGCGGACAAGATGAGAGAACTGGAAGCTCCGCCCAGTCCGCTGGGGTATTCTGGGATGCAACAGGATGATACGCACCGAGTGAGAATGGGCCCAGCAACCATTGCGGCCAAG CATGGCGAGCCGCTCTCTCCAGCAGCCACTACTCTAGCTATGGTCCTGACCAGAGGCCTGAGTATGGAGCAGCAGAAGAGCAGCAGGGACTCTCTGCAGTACTCTAGTGGCTACAGCACCCAGACCAACACCCCCTCCTGCTCCGAGGACACCATCCCCTCACAAG GTTCTGATTATGAGTGCTACTCTCTCAATGGGGATGCTGACAGCGAAGGACAGGCAGACTTCGACAAGTCCTCCACCATCCCACGCCACAGTAACATCGCTCAGAGCTACCGCCGCATGATCCAAACCAAGAGGCCTGCCAGCACAGCGGGTCTGCCCGCGGGTAAGACCCTGCAGAGCACTCCGAACGGCGCAGGGGGAAGCGGCTCCGGAGCCATCACCTCGGGGACGGCCACCATTCGCCGGACTCCGTCCTCCAAAACTGGAGTGAGACGAACGCCGTCCACGTCCGGCCCCATTCCCATCCGGCCCCCCATTGTGCCAGTTAAGACCCCCACGGTGCCAGATTCGCCGGGGTACGCCAGCCCGTCCCAGCACCGCGCGGGCAGCGAGGAGTTTCTGTACGGTGATGACCTGAATGCTTGTGACTACATGAGGGCGTCTCCAAAGCGGATGAGCCTCCCCGACGCAGCTTGGggctgtggaggaggaggggcggCGGACAGGACCGTTTATGCCCAGCAGGCCTCCGGCATGGCCGCCCACGGTGCTGAGGAGGACCCTCTGCTCGCTGCCAACCGCCACAGCCTGGTGGAAAAGATAGGGGAGCTGGCAGCCAGCGCCCACGCCCTCGGCGAGGGTCACTTCCCTTTCCACAGCCCGCTGCCAGGAGATCTGGCTCAGTGTGTGCCCCAGGAGCCGTCCTCTGCAGCCCAGGAGGACAAGGATATGCTGGTGTCTATACGCCGCGGGGTGAGGCTCCGCAAGTCAGTGACTGACGACAGGTCGGCTCCGAGGTTTCTGCGGTAG
- the mtss1la gene encoding MTSS I-BAR domain containing 2a isoform X3 yields MESVEKECGALGGLFQAIVNDMKSSYPMWEDFSAKATKLHSQLRTTILAAVAFLDAFQKVADMATNSRGATRDVGSALTRMCMRHRSIETKLRHFTNALMEGLVTPLQDRIEEWKKTANQLDKDHAKEYKRSRQEIKRKSLDTLKLQKKARKELLGRGNLRPQLDSAMQDVSDLYLLMEETEKQAVRRALLEERGRYCTFINLLQPVVNVEIAMLGEITHLQPIVDDLTLLTEDPHKLPPASEQVIRDLKGSDYSWSYQTPPSSPSSTGSRKSSMCSLLQMPSAGAHRLSSVSSHDSGFVSQDANTHSKPPSPMPSDITSQKSTSSASSEASETCQSVSECNSPTADWAKACEPSLASTLQRRRESADKMRELEAPPSPLGYSGMQQDDTHRVRMGPATIAAKHGEPLSPAATTLAMVLTRGLSMEQQKSSRDSLQYSSGYSTQTNTPSCSEDTIPSQGSDYECYSLNGDADSEGQADFDKSSTIPRHSNIAQSYRRMIQTKRPASTAGLPAGKTLQSTPNGAGGSGSGAITSGTATIRRTPSSKTGVRRTPSTSGPIPIRPPIVPVKTPTVPDSPGYASPSQHRAGSEEFLYGDDLNACDYMRASPKRMSLPDAAWGCGGGGAADRTVYAQQASGMAAHGAEEDPLLAANRHSLVEKIGELAASAHALGEGHFPFHSPLPGDLAQCVPQEPSSAAQEDKDMLVSIRRGVRLRKSVTDDRSAPRFLR; encoded by the exons GTGCCACCAGGGACGTCGGCTCGGCTCTGACGAGGATGTGCATGCGACACCGCAGCATTGAGACGAAATTACGCCACTTCACCAA TGCTCTCATGGAAGGCCTGGTTACGCCACTCCAGGACAGGATAGAGGAATGGAAGAAGACGGCTAATCAGCTGGATAAAGACCACGCCAAAG AATACAAGCGGTCTCGTCAGGAAATCAAAAGGAAGTCGCTGGATACTTTAAAACTCCagaaaaaagcaagaaaag AGCTTCTAG GTCGGGGTAACCTGCGCCCCCAGCTGGACAGTGCCATGCAGGACGTCAGTGACCTGTACCTGCTGATGGAGGAGACGGAGAAGCAGGCGGTGCGCAGAGCGCTCCTGGAAGAGAGGGGGCGTTACTGTACATTCATTAACCTGCTGCAGCCCGTGGTG AACGTAGAGATCGCCATGCTGGGAGAGATCACACATTTACAGCCCATCGTCGATGACCTCACTTTACTGACCGAAGACCCACACAAGCTGCCGCCAGCCAGTGAGCAG GTGATCCGGGACCTGAAAGGCTCCGACTATAGCTGGTCCTACCAGACACCTCCCTCATCCCCCAGCAGTACCGGCTCCAGGAAGAGCAGCATgtgcag CCTCCTCCAGATGCCGTCTGCAGGAGCCCATCGGCTCAGCAGCGTCTCCTCCCACGACTCTGGCTTCGTATCCCAGGATGCCAACACCCACTCTAAGCCTCCGTCGCCCATGCCCTCTGACATCACCAGCCAG AAATCAACAAGCTCAGCCTCTTCTGAGGCTTCAGAAACCTGCCAGTCTGTCAGCGAGTGCAACTCTCCCACAGCG GACTGGGCCAAAGCCTGTGAGCCGTCATTGGCCAGCACTCTGCAGCGTAGGAGGGAGTCTGCGGACAAGATGAGAGAACTGGAAGCTCCGCCCAGTCCGCTGGGGTATTCTGGGATGCAACAGGATGATACGCACCGAGTGAGAATGGGCCCAGCAACCATTGCGGCCAAG CATGGCGAGCCGCTCTCTCCAGCAGCCACTACTCTAGCTATGGTCCTGACCAGAGGCCTGAGTATGGAGCAGCAGAAGAGCAGCAGGGACTCTCTGCAGTACTCTAGTGGCTACAGCACCCAGACCAACACCCCCTCCTGCTCCGAGGACACCATCCCCTCACAAG GTTCTGATTATGAGTGCTACTCTCTCAATGGGGATGCTGACAGCGAAGGACAGGCAGACTTCGACAAGTCCTCCACCATCCCACGCCACAGTAACATCGCTCAGAGCTACCGCCGCATGATCCAAACCAAGAGGCCTGCCAGCACAGCGGGTCTGCCCGCGGGTAAGACCCTGCAGAGCACTCCGAACGGCGCAGGGGGAAGCGGCTCCGGAGCCATCACCTCGGGGACGGCCACCATTCGCCGGACTCCGTCCTCCAAAACTGGAGTGAGACGAACGCCGTCCACGTCCGGCCCCATTCCCATCCGGCCCCCCATTGTGCCAGTTAAGACCCCCACGGTGCCAGATTCGCCGGGGTACGCCAGCCCGTCCCAGCACCGCGCGGGCAGCGAGGAGTTTCTGTACGGTGATGACCTGAATGCTTGTGACTACATGAGGGCGTCTCCAAAGCGGATGAGCCTCCCCGACGCAGCTTGGggctgtggaggaggaggggcggCGGACAGGACCGTTTATGCCCAGCAGGCCTCCGGCATGGCCGCCCACGGTGCTGAGGAGGACCCTCTGCTCGCTGCCAACCGCCACAGCCTGGTGGAAAAGATAGGGGAGCTGGCAGCCAGCGCCCACGCCCTCGGCGAGGGTCACTTCCCTTTCCACAGCCCGCTGCCAGGAGATCTGGCTCAGTGTGTGCCCCAGGAGCCGTCCTCTGCAGCCCAGGAGGACAAGGATATGCTGGTGTCTATACGCCGCGGGGTGAGGCTCCGCAAGTCAGTGACTGACGACAGGTCGGCTCCGAGGTTTCTGCGGTAG
- the mtss1la gene encoding MTSS I-BAR domain containing 2a isoform X4 has translation MESVEKECGALGGLFQAIVNDMKSSYPMWEDFSAKATKLHSQLRTTILAAVAFLDAFQKVADMATNSRGATRDVGSALTRMCMRHRSIETKLRHFTNALMEGLVTPLQDRIEEWKKTANQLDKDHAKEYKRSRQEIKRKSLDTLKLQKKARKGRGNLRPQLDSAMQDVSDLYLLMEETEKQAVRRALLEERGRYCTFINLLQPVVNVEIAMLGEITHLQPIVDDLTLLTEDPHKLPPASEQVIRDLKGSDYSWSYQTPPSSPSSTGSRKSSMCSLLQMPSAGAHRLSSVSSHDSGFVSQDANTHSKPPSPMPSDITSQKSTSSASSEASETCQSVSECNSPTADWAKACEPSLASTLQRRRESADKMRELEAPPSPLGYSGMQQDDTHRVRMGPATIAAKHGEPLSPAATTLAMVLTRGLSMEQQKSSRDSLQYSSGYSTQTNTPSCSEDTIPSQGSDYECYSLNGDADSEGQADFDKSSTIPRHSNIAQSYRRMIQTKRPASTAGLPAGKTLQSTPNGAGGSGSGAITSGTATIRRTPSSKTGVRRTPSTSGPIPIRPPIVPVKTPTVPDSPGYASPSQHRAGSEEFLYGDDLNACDYMRASPKRMSLPDAAWGCGGGGAADRTVYAQQASGMAAHGAEEDPLLAANRHSLVEKIGELAASAHALGEGHFPFHSPLPGDLAQCVPQEPSSAAQEDKDMLVSIRRGVRLRKSVTDDRSAPRFLR, from the exons GTGCCACCAGGGACGTCGGCTCGGCTCTGACGAGGATGTGCATGCGACACCGCAGCATTGAGACGAAATTACGCCACTTCACCAA TGCTCTCATGGAAGGCCTGGTTACGCCACTCCAGGACAGGATAGAGGAATGGAAGAAGACGGCTAATCAGCTGGATAAAGACCACGCCAAAG AATACAAGCGGTCTCGTCAGGAAATCAAAAGGAAGTCGCTGGATACTTTAAAACTCCagaaaaaagcaagaaaag GTCGGGGTAACCTGCGCCCCCAGCTGGACAGTGCCATGCAGGACGTCAGTGACCTGTACCTGCTGATGGAGGAGACGGAGAAGCAGGCGGTGCGCAGAGCGCTCCTGGAAGAGAGGGGGCGTTACTGTACATTCATTAACCTGCTGCAGCCCGTGGTG AACGTAGAGATCGCCATGCTGGGAGAGATCACACATTTACAGCCCATCGTCGATGACCTCACTTTACTGACCGAAGACCCACACAAGCTGCCGCCAGCCAGTGAGCAG GTGATCCGGGACCTGAAAGGCTCCGACTATAGCTGGTCCTACCAGACACCTCCCTCATCCCCCAGCAGTACCGGCTCCAGGAAGAGCAGCATgtgcag CCTCCTCCAGATGCCGTCTGCAGGAGCCCATCGGCTCAGCAGCGTCTCCTCCCACGACTCTGGCTTCGTATCCCAGGATGCCAACACCCACTCTAAGCCTCCGTCGCCCATGCCCTCTGACATCACCAGCCAG AAATCAACAAGCTCAGCCTCTTCTGAGGCTTCAGAAACCTGCCAGTCTGTCAGCGAGTGCAACTCTCCCACAGCG GACTGGGCCAAAGCCTGTGAGCCGTCATTGGCCAGCACTCTGCAGCGTAGGAGGGAGTCTGCGGACAAGATGAGAGAACTGGAAGCTCCGCCCAGTCCGCTGGGGTATTCTGGGATGCAACAGGATGATACGCACCGAGTGAGAATGGGCCCAGCAACCATTGCGGCCAAG CATGGCGAGCCGCTCTCTCCAGCAGCCACTACTCTAGCTATGGTCCTGACCAGAGGCCTGAGTATGGAGCAGCAGAAGAGCAGCAGGGACTCTCTGCAGTACTCTAGTGGCTACAGCACCCAGACCAACACCCCCTCCTGCTCCGAGGACACCATCCCCTCACAAG GTTCTGATTATGAGTGCTACTCTCTCAATGGGGATGCTGACAGCGAAGGACAGGCAGACTTCGACAAGTCCTCCACCATCCCACGCCACAGTAACATCGCTCAGAGCTACCGCCGCATGATCCAAACCAAGAGGCCTGCCAGCACAGCGGGTCTGCCCGCGGGTAAGACCCTGCAGAGCACTCCGAACGGCGCAGGGGGAAGCGGCTCCGGAGCCATCACCTCGGGGACGGCCACCATTCGCCGGACTCCGTCCTCCAAAACTGGAGTGAGACGAACGCCGTCCACGTCCGGCCCCATTCCCATCCGGCCCCCCATTGTGCCAGTTAAGACCCCCACGGTGCCAGATTCGCCGGGGTACGCCAGCCCGTCCCAGCACCGCGCGGGCAGCGAGGAGTTTCTGTACGGTGATGACCTGAATGCTTGTGACTACATGAGGGCGTCTCCAAAGCGGATGAGCCTCCCCGACGCAGCTTGGggctgtggaggaggaggggcggCGGACAGGACCGTTTATGCCCAGCAGGCCTCCGGCATGGCCGCCCACGGTGCTGAGGAGGACCCTCTGCTCGCTGCCAACCGCCACAGCCTGGTGGAAAAGATAGGGGAGCTGGCAGCCAGCGCCCACGCCCTCGGCGAGGGTCACTTCCCTTTCCACAGCCCGCTGCCAGGAGATCTGGCTCAGTGTGTGCCCCAGGAGCCGTCCTCTGCAGCCCAGGAGGACAAGGATATGCTGGTGTCTATACGCCGCGGGGTGAGGCTCCGCAAGTCAGTGACTGACGACAGGTCGGCTCCGAGGTTTCTGCGGTAG